TAGGTAGATTTTCCAATGCGCTATAAATCGCCAGCGATATGGCCACACCGGCCGAAGGACCGTCAATGCGCCCGCCGCCAACCACATTAACATGCACATCGTAATCATATAAATCATGACCGGTTAATTTACGCAGTACGGAAGCTGCGTTAAATACAGAGTCCTTGGCCATACTGCCTGCTGTTTCATTAAAGCGGATTACCCCGCCCTCTTTACGCCGGGCCGAAAAAGCAACTGCCTCAATTTCCAGGGCAGAGCCGATAAACCCGGCTACACCAAGACCGAAAATCCTGCCTACTTCTTGTTTGTTATTAGCCCGCCGAATTACATATGGCGTCAAGCGGCTCACTTGAATTACCTCGTAAACATCGGATTTTTTGATAACCGGGTTTGGTTCGCCGTGCGACCTGTGATCGTCCAGCGACCTGTGACAGGCCAGCGCGTAAGCATCGGCCAATATATTTACCGCCTTGCGGCCTTCAATGGTATACTCGGCAATAATATCGGCCACTTTTTCCTCCATAGCCACATTTAATTTCTGAGAGGCCTGCTCTATTATTTTATGAATATCGGCAGGAGTTAACGGTTCAAAAAATATTTCTGCGCAACGGCTGCGAATGGCCGGGTTAATTTCCTCCGGCTCCCGGGTCGTGGCGCCAATAAGAATGAAATCTGCAGGAGCTCCCTCTTCAAATAGTTTTTTAACATATTTAGGAACATTGTTATCCGAAGGATCATAATAAGAGGATTCAAAGAATACCCTTTTATCCTCCAATACCTTTAAGAGTTTATTTTGTAAAATTAAATCTAATTCGCCTATTTCATCAATAAACAACACGCCACCGTGGGCATCCGTTACCAAACCGGGTTTAGGCTCGGGCACGCCACTGTCGGCCAAATCACGCCGGGCCCCCTGATAAATAGGATCATGCACCGAACCCAAAAGCGGATTGGTCACCTCTCGCGGGTCCCAGCGCAGCGTTGTCCCATTCACCTCCACAAAGGAAGCATCCTGTTCAAAAGGACTATGTTCGACCCCTCGGGCCACCGCCAGAGCTAACCTGGCCGCAGTTGTTTTACCCACGCCCGGCGGCCCGTAAAGCAATATATGCTGAGGAAAAGGCGAGGCCAATTTAGACAGTAAAGCCCGAACCGGACCCTCCTGACCCACAACTTCATCAAAATTGGAAGGTCGCAGTACATCCAACGCAGAGCGTACCAAATGTTTCTGCTCCAGTTTTTCCAACACAGCAAATTTTTTCAATGTTTGGGCATTTTCCGGTCCGGCATTTTCTTTAATGATTTGCATCTTAATTTCGCGTACATATTCCTCGTGCCGTTGCTGCAACCGTTCGTTAATCTTTTTTTCCAATTCATCTTCTAAAGTACGCCGGGCTATTATATCTGCAATTTCATTTTCTATTTCATCAAGTATACCAGGTATATCATCCAATTCCGGTACGGTCTCGAAAGTAGGGTCTTCAAAGACAAGTTTCTGTAAGGCCAGCACCCGTTCAGGCAAAAAATCAGAGCGCATCATTTGCAGCACGTTTAATTTTCCGGCCCGCAGCACAATTTTATCGGAGCCATACAGCTCGGTTAACAGATTATATAAGGAATTAACCTGCCGCCGCAATTGTTCCTGTTCCCTGAACTTGGTACTTAATTCATTCTTACCTTTAAACTTTTCCAGAATACTTTTCATTGCTGTCAAATCTCCCTTATTGTCAAGTGTCTAGCCTACTCCGGAACCACTTCCACATTTATTTGCACCTGTACCGCCGGGTGCAATTTTATAGTAACGGCATATTCGCCCAGTGCTTTAATAGGGGCTTTCAACACAATTTTTTTCTTGTCCACTGACAGCCCGTGTTTATTGCTTAAAAATTCGGCTATATCTTTATTATTAATAGCACCAAATAATTTACCGGCATCACCTACTCTGGTTTGCATAACCAGTTTCAAACCTTCCAACTGCCGGGCCAAAGTCCGGGCCTGCTCTTCTATTTTTTTTCTTTGTTCAGCCCGCACCTGGTTTTGTTTTTCCAAATCCTTTAATTTCCCTTTAGACGCTTCCATCGCTAAACCTTTGGGAAGTAAAAAGTTTCTGGCATAACCTTCGGCAACTTTAATCACTTGTCCCTTTTGGCCCAGCTTTTTAACATCCTCCAAAAGAATTACTTGCATAGTACTCAATCACTCCCCCTTATTTCCATTATCCTCTTTGCGCTGAGGGCGTAAATTTACCACAGGATCTATTACACCGACAGTCAGCGCCACCAGCGCGGTAAAAGGGAAATATAACAGCAAAACAGCCATTATAATAAATTTAACCACCCTGGAAACCTTCCATAGCTGTATATAATACATTATTACAGCTATTCCCAGCATAAAAAAAATAAAGGCTGCAATATATAATATATTTTTACCCGTTACCTCCACCAATGGCCAAGATAATTCATCGCCCCCCAGAGTCAGAGCCAGGCCAATAATAATCAGCCAAATTGAATACCAGGGTAGCCGCCACTGTGAAAAACGGAAATTATCCGGCCTGGCAAAACCCAGATTACGCATCAAATGTCGGGCAATAAAATATGTGAACATCGTCATAATAATATTCCATACAG
This genomic interval from Desulfoscipio sp. XC116 contains the following:
- the rplI gene encoding 50S ribosomal protein L9; its protein translation is MQVILLEDVKKLGQKGQVIKVAEGYARNFLLPKGLAMEASKGKLKDLEKQNQVRAEQRKKIEEQARTLARQLEGLKLVMQTRVGDAGKLFGAINNKDIAEFLSNKHGLSVDKKKIVLKAPIKALGEYAVTIKLHPAVQVQINVEVVPE
- the lonC gene encoding Lon family ATP-dependent protease, coding for MKSILEKFKGKNELSTKFREQEQLRRQVNSLYNLLTELYGSDKIVLRAGKLNVLQMMRSDFLPERVLALQKLVFEDPTFETVPELDDIPGILDEIENEIADIIARRTLEDELEKKINERLQQRHEEYVREIKMQIIKENAGPENAQTLKKFAVLEKLEQKHLVRSALDVLRPSNFDEVVGQEGPVRALLSKLASPFPQHILLYGPPGVGKTTAARLALAVARGVEHSPFEQDASFVEVNGTTLRWDPREVTNPLLGSVHDPIYQGARRDLADSGVPEPKPGLVTDAHGGVLFIDEIGELDLILQNKLLKVLEDKRVFFESSYYDPSDNNVPKYVKKLFEEGAPADFILIGATTREPEEINPAIRSRCAEIFFEPLTPADIHKIIEQASQKLNVAMEEKVADIIAEYTIEGRKAVNILADAYALACHRSLDDHRSHGEPNPVIKKSDVYEVIQVSRLTPYVIRRANNKQEVGRIFGLGVAGFIGSALEIEAVAFSARRKEGGVIRFNETAGSMAKDSVFNAASVLRKLTGHDLYDYDVHVNVVGGGRIDGPSAGVAISLAIYSALENLPIPQNIAVTGELSIQGMIRAVGGVPEKIYGAKQCGIDTVFIPKENEKDIPADVRGVKVVTVQTLEEIITEVFSIGNKMAN